The following coding sequences lie in one Methanocella sp. genomic window:
- a CDS encoding carboxypeptidase-like regulatory domain-containing protein, translating into MPALADSQLFSISGQVIDATGSPVAGANVTLIDYAYNVIGVMKTDDNGSYDFVNVNSSTATITVRVSLDKNGKTYKVPSYYTRWYPAQGNVSIKSEETQFADYPEPAEGYLYGAIKSGTSADARFITGDVYLTSVSTGVKYHQVANNTDGKGSFYFHVPPGDYDIYAVHVENGKKTETATLRVTVQPAWNVNEHLPVVLVIEPGLIPLPLHMLPQISSPVPAISTPQATGFSYTPLALAGLIGLLLLTGLYFVFQKL; encoded by the coding sequence ATGCCAGCGTTAGCCGATAGCCAGTTGTTCTCCATATCCGGGCAGGTCATCGACGCGACGGGCAGCCCGGTCGCCGGGGCGAACGTAACACTCATCGATTACGCTTATAACGTGATCGGCGTAATGAAGACGGACGATAACGGCAGCTACGATTTCGTTAACGTGAACTCCAGCACCGCCACGATCACCGTCCGGGTCTCGCTGGATAAGAACGGCAAAACGTACAAAGTACCCTCGTACTACACGCGCTGGTATCCGGCCCAGGGCAACGTATCCATAAAGAGCGAGGAGACGCAGTTCGCCGATTACCCGGAGCCGGCGGAGGGCTATCTCTACGGCGCCATCAAGTCGGGCACGTCCGCCGATGCACGTTTCATCACCGGGGACGTGTATTTAACATCGGTATCGACCGGAGTAAAATACCACCAGGTCGCCAACAACACCGACGGCAAAGGCAGTTTTTATTTCCATGTGCCGCCGGGCGATTATGATATTTATGCCGTCCATGTCGAAAATGGCAAAAAGACCGAGACAGCCACACTGCGCGTCACGGTCCAGCCCGCCTGGAACGTCAACGAGCACCTCCCCGTCGTCCTGGTCATTGAGCCTGGCCTCATACCACTGCCACTCCACATGCTCCCGCAGATAAGCTCGCCTGTCCCGGCCATTTCAACGCCACAGGCGACAGGATTTTCTTATACGCCTCTGGCGCTCGCCGGGTTAATCGGCCTCCTTCTGCTCACGGGCCTCTATTTCGTATTCCAAAAACTATAG